From the Oxobacter pfennigii genome, one window contains:
- a CDS encoding flavodoxin → MNNTLIVYYSLFQNTKNLALKIAKQTGGTLRELIPDKNYSFDYNTAAKEVRNQISRGFCPKLISGNEPIDVYQTIFIGTPNWFKTIAPPVRSFLIQHDFTDKTVIPFCTHGGGGFCQIENDIAKECPKSKILPGIAINGTVAPGEVENWLGTIGYE, encoded by the coding sequence ATGAACAACACACTGATTGTCTATTATTCGCTTTTTCAAAATACAAAGAATTTAGCGTTGAAAATAGCAAAACAAACGGGCGGCACTCTAAGAGAATTAATCCCTGATAAAAATTACTCCTTTGACTACAATACAGCCGCCAAAGAAGTGAGAAATCAAATCTCCCGCGGATTTTGCCCGAAGCTGATATCCGGAAATGAGCCCATAGATGTGTACCAAACTATATTTATAGGTACGCCCAACTGGTTTAAAACGATAGCCCCGCCGGTTAGGAGTTTTCTAATACAGCACGATTTTACGGACAAAACGGTCATCCCTTTTTGTACTCACGGAGGCGGCGGATTTTGCCAAATTGAAAATGATATAGCTAAGGAGTGCCCAAAATCCAAAATTTTGCCTGGCATTGCCATAAATGGCACTGTTGCACCGGGGGAGGTTGAAAATTGGCTTGGGACTATTGGGTATGAGTGA
- a CDS encoding DUF72 domain-containing protein, translated as MYVGTSGYSYEDWKGPFYHEKTDRSNMLEFYSREFNFTEINSTYYKMPNIFMFFNLSKKTPDNFRFSVKLHDSMTHEKTASKDDYMKFNEALKPITDNGKLGCVVAQFPYSFHYTPENIHYISKIKENILDIPLCIEFRNQEWNNADIYKKLSQEQIGYVCVDEPDIKGLVKPISVVTSNIGYVRFHGRNCEKWYNHKEAYERYDYLYGEDTLKDWVSRINFINDNTDFTFIAFNNHFKAQAAVNARMLQRLLDSLI; from the coding sequence ATATATGTAGGAACTTCAGGTTACAGTTACGAAGACTGGAAAGGCCCTTTTTACCATGAAAAAACAGATAGAAGCAATATGCTTGAATTTTATTCAAGGGAATTTAATTTCACCGAAATTAATTCCACATATTATAAAATGCCCAATATATTCATGTTTTTTAATCTGTCAAAGAAGACGCCGGATAATTTCAGGTTTTCCGTAAAGCTTCATGACTCAATGACTCACGAAAAAACTGCGTCAAAGGATGACTACATGAAATTTAACGAAGCCTTAAAACCCATTACAGATAACGGAAAATTGGGCTGTGTGGTTGCTCAGTTCCCTTACTCCTTCCATTATACCCCGGAAAATATTCATTATATATCAAAGATTAAGGAAAATATTCTGGATATACCCCTTTGCATTGAATTTCGAAATCAGGAATGGAATAATGCCGATATTTATAAAAAGCTGTCTCAGGAGCAGATTGGCTATGTCTGTGTGGATGAGCCGGATATAAAGGGACTTGTAAAACCCATAAGCGTTGTTACATCAAATATAGGATATGTAAGGTTTCATGGCCGCAACTGTGAGAAATGGTACAATCACAAGGAAGCTTACGAGCGATATGACTATTTATATGGCGAAGATACCTTGAAGGATTGGGTTTCCAGGATAAATTTTATAAATGACAACACTGATTTTACATTTATAGCCTTCAACAATCACTTTAAAGCTCAGGCAGCTGTAAATGCCAGAATGCTTCAAAGGCTTCTAGATTCTCTTATCTAA
- a CDS encoding MerR family DNA-binding transcriptional regulator, which yields MFSKLGKTTIKTLRYYDEVGLLTPAYVNEENGYHYYATDQLFKKYRFPLKSKD from the coding sequence ATGTTTTCCAAACTCGGCAAAACCACCATTAAAACGCTGCGGTATTACGATGAAGTCGGATTGCTTACCCCGGCCTACGTAAATGAAGAAAACGGTTATCATTATTACGCAACGGATCAGCTCTTTAAGAAATACAGATTCCCATTAAAAAGTAAGGATTAG
- a CDS encoding hemerythrin domain-containing protein: protein MDAIDILINEHVYIKKVLSAIEDDCIKLSEGKDADPQFYRKVIEFVRGYADKYHHQKEEKKLFNILAEADDNLKRGPVMGMLLEHDLGRSYISSLEIAVEDYEKGDKSKKAYIIANALIYAEMLKKHIEKEDSNIYMLSRRIIDSETQKDLKNEFDEIEEDEANKKIREKYTAFADSLIKS, encoded by the coding sequence GTGGACGCCATAGATATATTGATAAATGAGCATGTTTATATTAAAAAAGTACTGTCAGCGATAGAGGATGATTGCATAAAGTTATCTGAAGGCAAGGACGCCGACCCTCAATTTTACAGGAAGGTGATTGAATTTGTACGAGGATATGCGGATAAATACCATCACCAGAAAGAAGAAAAAAAGCTTTTTAATATTTTGGCTGAAGCCGATGATAATTTAAAAAGAGGCCCGGTAATGGGGATGCTGTTGGAGCATGATTTGGGCAGAAGTTATATAAGCAGCCTGGAAATAGCGGTGGAGGACTATGAAAAGGGAGATAAAAGTAAAAAAGCATATATTATCGCCAATGCCCTTATATATGCGGAAATGCTTAAAAAACATATAGAAAAGGAAGATAGCAACATTTACATGTTATCCAGAAGAATTATAGACAGTGAAACACAAAAAGATCTTAAAAATGAGTTTGACGAAATTGAAGAAGATGAGGCCAACAAAAAGATAAGAGAAAAATACACAGCTTTTGCAGACAGCTTGATAAAATCATAA
- a CDS encoding arginine deiminase, whose protein sequence is MINEIKVSSEIGKLKAVLVHRPGPELDHLVPRYLENLLFDEIPWLKRAREEHDDFVEALGTLGAQVYYTEKLVEEIIEDKSLKEELINEHLKFSTLFDKEVKRIVHDYIMGLDNKTAVETIIAGLSKDTVRDLKSETSFSDLTMKSYPFYLDPMPSMYFTRDHGTVINKGLLVSQMFNFARRRETIFLRFLHKNHPLFKNLNTPLWFEGEIPTGIEGGDVLVLNKDTLIIGFSERTTESAIESVAHMLLIEKEELKQIIVIEIPAKRAYMHLDTVFTVIDYDKFIIYPGIKNSIHTYRLYPGKNGNVRAKAEESLEHTLSDCLGLSSVKIINSGGDNSITAAREQWSDSTNTFVIAPGSIITYNRNEETNKILRNLGLNVIEVEASELVRGRGGPHCMTMPLLREDI, encoded by the coding sequence TTGATAAATGAAATCAAGGTTAGTTCAGAAATAGGAAAGCTGAAAGCCGTGTTAGTACACAGGCCGGGACCAGAGCTTGATCATTTGGTACCACGATATCTTGAAAATCTTCTCTTTGATGAAATACCCTGGTTAAAGAGAGCAAGGGAAGAACATGATGATTTTGTAGAAGCCTTAGGCACATTGGGGGCACAAGTATATTATACTGAAAAATTAGTTGAGGAAATAATTGAAGATAAAAGTTTAAAGGAAGAATTGATAAATGAGCATTTAAAGTTCAGCACTCTTTTTGATAAAGAAGTTAAAAGAATAGTCCATGATTACATAATGGGCCTTGATAATAAGACTGCGGTGGAAACTATAATTGCCGGTCTGTCAAAGGATACCGTAAGGGATTTGAAATCCGAGACGTCCTTCAGTGATTTGACCATGAAAAGCTATCCTTTTTATTTAGACCCTATGCCCAGTATGTATTTTACAAGGGATCACGGAACAGTCATAAACAAGGGGCTTTTAGTCAGCCAGATGTTTAATTTTGCAAGGCGGCGGGAAACCATTTTTTTAAGGTTCCTTCACAAAAATCACCCTCTTTTTAAAAATTTGAATACTCCTTTGTGGTTTGAAGGTGAAATACCCACAGGGATAGAAGGAGGAGATGTCCTTGTATTAAATAAAGACACTTTAATAATAGGCTTCAGCGAAAGGACAACTGAGTCTGCTATAGAATCGGTAGCACATATGCTTTTGATAGAAAAAGAAGAGCTAAAGCAGATCATAGTTATTGAAATACCTGCAAAGAGGGCTTATATGCACTTGGATACCGTGTTTACCGTAATTGACTATGACAAGTTTATCATTTATCCCGGCATAAAAAACAGCATCCATACCTACAGATTGTATCCTGGAAAAAATGGAAATGTGAGGGCAAAAGCAGAAGAGAGCTTGGAACATACTCTCTCAGACTGCTTAGGTCTCTCAAGTGTAAAAATAATAAATTCCGGAGGAGATAATTCAATAACAGCAGCCCGGGAACAGTGGAGCGACAGCACCAACACCTTTGTCATTGCTCCGGGCAGCATCATCACATACAACAGAAACGAAGAGACAAATAAAATATTAAGGAATTTAGGCCTTAATGTCATAGAAGTTGAAGCCTCGGAGCTTGTAAGAGGAAGGGGCGGTCCTCACTGCATGACAATGCCCCTTTTGAGAGAGGATATATAG
- a CDS encoding biotin transporter BioY, translated as MKFSTREMILAALFAGLTIIGAKVNLLLPEIPITLQPVVVMMAGSLLGRKTALLSQVVYVLLGLIGIPVFSKPLSGPAYIITPSFGYLIGFVAAAYVIGLVIEKSTKKSIVTFMAANALGLICIYVIGVTYMYFLMNVYLNKPMTILNAIALGVAPSIIKDVLMGFLISALSANMYKRINLQLRKSIG; from the coding sequence ATGAAGTTTTCAACAAGAGAAATGATACTTGCAGCATTATTCGCAGGACTTACTATAATAGGCGCCAAAGTAAATCTTTTACTTCCCGAAATACCCATTACCCTTCAGCCGGTGGTAGTTATGATGGCAGGAAGCCTCTTGGGGCGAAAGACGGCATTGTTAAGCCAGGTTGTATATGTTTTATTAGGGCTTATAGGCATTCCCGTGTTTTCAAAGCCCCTTTCAGGTCCTGCATACATCATAACACCCTCCTTTGGATATTTGATAGGTTTTGTGGCTGCTGCCTATGTTATAGGCCTGGTTATTGAAAAATCAACTAAAAAAAGCATTGTCACCTTCATGGCTGCAAATGCTCTGGGACTTATTTGTATATATGTTATAGGTGTAACTTATATGTACTTTCTCATGAATGTATACTTAAATAAGCCTATGACCATATTAAATGCCATAGCTTTGGGTGTGGCACCCTCAATAATAAAGGATGTATTAATGGGATTTCTCATTTCTGCTCTTTCGGCAAACATGTACAAAAGAATAAATCTCCAGCTACGAAAAAGCATCGGTTGA
- the asnB gene encoding asparagine synthase (glutamine-hydrolyzing), translating into MCGFVTIFKDQPLPEDNNTADIMAKMTSIIKHRGPDQEGTFTDEHICLGFRRLSIIDLENGSQPFPYDDGRYQMVFNGEIYNYIELREMLIKEGLPFSTHSDTEVILALYKHMGPESVKLLRGMFAFVIWDRQTQKIFGARDPFGIKPFYYAFGEDYLYCASEKKSLLFSDEVSTKINLESLHHYLTFQFVPEPNTILSDVLILEPGTTIEKELGQKPVINRYWSVIFNPSPAPFGERLKEIKNALEDSVKVHMRSDVPVGAFLSGGIDSTIIVALCAKLKPDIKTFTVGFEREGFSEIDLAKETADKLGVENISKIISAEEFINELPKIIWHMDEPMADPAAVPLYFVAKEARKHVTVVLSGEGSDELFGGYNIYREPLSLKAFSRIPDFAKKLIRFSSSLLPDGVKGKSFLERGCTSIEERYVGNAKIFQQSEKSIYLKDYSKDYSYQKVTEPYYRQAKDYDDVTKMQYIDINTWLRGDILVKADRMTMAHSLELRVPFLDMEVFKAASKLTLDDKIGNSTTKYALREAFRGVIPDAVTTRKKLGFPVPIRHWLKDEMYSWAVNLINESETEQYIQKNMVLSMLEEHRKGPLDYSRKLWTILIFMLWHQIFAENRFSISENLNFLEIENQVAVM; encoded by the coding sequence TTGTGCGGTTTTGTAACTATATTTAAGGACCAGCCCCTACCCGAAGACAACAATACAGCAGATATAATGGCAAAGATGACTTCTATAATCAAGCACAGAGGTCCCGATCAGGAAGGTACTTTTACTGATGAACATATATGCCTTGGCTTCCGCCGTTTAAGCATAATAGATTTGGAAAACGGCAGCCAGCCTTTCCCATACGACGATGGGAGATATCAAATGGTTTTCAATGGTGAAATATACAACTATATAGAGCTCAGGGAAATGCTCATTAAAGAAGGCCTCCCCTTTTCCACTCATTCGGATACAGAAGTAATACTTGCACTATATAAGCATATGGGACCGGAGTCCGTTAAGCTTCTTAGAGGTATGTTTGCTTTTGTTATTTGGGACAGGCAAACTCAGAAAATTTTCGGAGCAAGGGATCCCTTTGGCATAAAGCCTTTTTATTATGCTTTCGGTGAAGACTATCTTTACTGTGCATCGGAAAAGAAAAGCCTCCTTTTTAGTGATGAAGTATCGACAAAAATAAACTTGGAATCCCTTCATCATTATTTAACATTCCAGTTTGTTCCGGAGCCCAATACCATATTATCCGATGTTTTGATATTGGAACCGGGTACTACAATTGAAAAAGAGCTGGGGCAAAAGCCTGTTATAAACAGGTATTGGTCTGTCATTTTCAACCCATCCCCTGCGCCCTTTGGGGAAAGGTTAAAAGAAATAAAAAATGCCCTTGAAGATTCCGTAAAAGTACATATGCGCAGCGATGTACCCGTAGGAGCATTTCTTTCGGGAGGTATTGACTCAACAATAATAGTAGCCTTATGCGCAAAATTAAAGCCCGACATAAAAACCTTTACCGTTGGCTTTGAACGGGAAGGTTTCAGCGAAATCGACCTGGCAAAGGAAACCGCCGACAAATTGGGCGTTGAAAACATCAGCAAAATTATAAGCGCTGAAGAATTTATAAACGAACTCCCCAAAATTATATGGCACATGGATGAGCCCATGGCAGATCCGGCGGCTGTTCCATTGTATTTCGTTGCCAAAGAAGCCCGCAAGCATGTTACTGTTGTACTTTCAGGCGAAGGCTCCGATGAGCTTTTCGGCGGATATAATATATATCGCGAACCTTTATCGTTAAAAGCCTTTTCACGCATACCTGATTTTGCAAAAAAATTGATCAGATTTTCATCCTCTCTTCTTCCTGACGGTGTCAAAGGAAAAAGCTTTTTGGAGAGAGGCTGCACCTCTATTGAAGAAAGATACGTAGGCAATGCTAAAATATTTCAGCAATCCGAGAAATCCATATATTTAAAGGATTATTCCAAGGATTATTCCTACCAAAAGGTGACAGAACCTTATTACAGGCAAGCCAAGGATTATGATGACGTAACAAAAATGCAGTACATCGATATAAACACATGGTTAAGAGGCGATATCCTTGTAAAGGCCGACCGTATGACCATGGCTCATTCCCTTGAGCTTCGAGTACCCTTTCTTGACATGGAAGTATTTAAAGCAGCGTCAAAATTAACTTTGGATGATAAAATCGGTAATTCCACAACAAAATACGCGCTCAGAGAAGCTTTCAGAGGGGTAATTCCCGACGCCGTTACCACAAGAAAAAAGTTGGGATTCCCGGTGCCCATAAGGCATTGGCTTAAAGATGAAATGTATTCCTGGGCTGTAAACCTTATAAATGAAAGTGAGACTGAACAATATATACAAAAGAATATGGTGCTTTCAATGTTAGAAGAGCATCGCAAGGGCCCATTGGATTACAGCCGCAAGCTGTGGACCATCCTCATTTTTATGCTGTGGCATCAGATTTTTGCGGAAAATAGGTTCAGTATATCAGAAAACTTAAACTTTCTAGAAATAGAAAATCAAGTGGCAGTGATGTAA
- a CDS encoding undecaprenyldiphospho-muramoylpentapeptide beta-N-acetylglucosaminyltransferase, whose translation MKKIVLTGGGSAGHVTPNLALISQLKKEGWEIHYIGTEDGIEKSIISKVDVTYHSIHAGKLRRYLSLENITDPFRVVKGMLEAFSIIKKLTPNVIFSKGGFVTVPVVLAGWMNRIPVIIHESDMTPGLANKLSSPFATAICTNFPEAAKNLPKNKAFYTGTPIRRELLMGDFDKGLNITDFVKDKPVIMVMGGSLGSKNLNRIIREILPKLLEDFQVVHICGKGNVDTSLKALKGYKQFEYVNEEQPHIFKIANVVVSRAGANSISEFLVLKLPNILIPLSTKASRGDQILNAKSFEKQGFSKMLIEEEIDGKKLYDNIIEIYKNRKIYIDNMGKEKVPDGTTEIMKLIRKYEEQPSA comes from the coding sequence ATGAAAAAAATCGTTTTAACAGGCGGCGGCTCCGCCGGTCATGTAACACCTAATTTAGCACTTATTTCCCAGCTTAAAAAAGAAGGTTGGGAAATACATTATATAGGAACGGAAGATGGGATTGAAAAATCCATTATATCAAAAGTTGATGTGACTTATCATTCAATACATGCAGGAAAGCTTAGAAGGTATTTAAGTCTTGAAAACATCACCGATCCATTCAGGGTTGTAAAGGGCATGCTAGAGGCCTTTTCCATTATAAAAAAATTGACTCCCAATGTTATATTTTCAAAAGGAGGATTTGTAACAGTTCCAGTTGTTTTGGCAGGGTGGATGAACAGAATTCCGGTAATCATACATGAGTCGGATATGACCCCTGGCCTTGCAAATAAGCTGTCCAGCCCTTTTGCAACGGCAATATGCACAAATTTTCCTGAAGCCGCCAAGAACTTGCCAAAGAACAAGGCTTTTTATACCGGTACTCCCATACGAAGGGAACTTTTAATGGGTGATTTTGATAAGGGTTTGAATATTACTGATTTTGTAAAGGATAAACCTGTCATAATGGTTATGGGCGGAAGCTTGGGCTCTAAGAATTTAAACCGTATTATTCGGGAAATACTCCCAAAGCTTTTAGAGGATTTTCAGGTGGTTCATATATGCGGCAAGGGAAATGTTGATACATCCCTTAAAGCTTTGAAAGGATACAAGCAATTTGAATATGTGAATGAAGAGCAGCCCCATATTTTCAAAATAGCCAATGTTGTTGTATCCAGAGCAGGTGCAAATTCGATATCCGAATTCTTAGTATTAAAGCTTCCCAACATATTAATCCCTCTGTCAACTAAAGCCAGCCGGGGAGACCAGATATTAAATGCAAAATCTTTTGAAAAGCAAGGCTTCAGCAAGATGCTGATTGAAGAAGAAATCGACGGCAAGAAATTATATGATAACATAATTGAAATTTATAAAAACCGTAAAATATACATTGACAACATGGGAAAAGAGAAGGTACCTGACGGTACCACGGAAATAATGAAACTTATAAGGAAATATGAAGAACAACCCTCAGCATAG
- a CDS encoding ATP-dependent helicase: MDFFKSIQAKGLHYNNSQQDAITHVEGPLLVVAGPGSGKTSVITARAAHLIYKGITPSNILVITFTRAAANEMKSRFKDFPGITQDHYSKTEFGTFHSTFYKILNSYYGRHLPVLDQKKGFSAVKNILKALNEPVDDEIVQNTINDISIVRTSILTTDFKPQSISLSKLKRVLKEYESFKHSVNCIDFDDMMIMCKKVFETDDKALNFYRQKFKYILIDEFQDTNQIQYEIVKMLSHPLNNLCVVGDDDQSIYSFRGGMPDCLINFKKTFSSCKTVILDINYRSTQEIVDFAAKVIINNSSRMSKNLKSLREEGGSPKISFPQNEDLEGAFVADTIEDLKNKGYSYKDFAVLYRTNIQSRHIIDALIKRGIHFNIKDGLNNFYEHWICRDITCYLKLCINGSDAFSLAQIINRPVRYITREITDRVSYLCAKEGYNVFKAFEACGIKEFQNTKIKELSKNIESLKLMRPPAAVNYIRKIIGYDNYIRNYCMESNIDFEQLFDILDEYESSSAGFLNAYEFLSHIHEMSLKLKESTQNKAFIKDSITLSTVHSAKGLEFSNVFLIGAVEGFFPHKKCIKTGEHIDEERRLFYVAVTRAKNNLFICAPQSRNGAKQAASRFLMEASSNQKEPLRHKSFSLNSGDLISHKIFGTGKIMSVKKDLISVLFYNRKGLKDLDIETCVDNKLIEKS, from the coding sequence ATGGATTTTTTTAAGTCGATACAAGCAAAAGGATTACATTATAACAACAGTCAGCAGGATGCTATAACTCATGTAGAAGGCCCTCTTTTAGTTGTTGCCGGTCCGGGTTCAGGAAAGACCAGCGTTATTACCGCCAGAGCTGCCCATTTGATATACAAGGGAATAACACCTTCGAATATTCTGGTAATAACCTTCACCAGGGCGGCAGCCAATGAAATGAAGTCAAGATTTAAGGATTTTCCCGGCATAACACAGGATCATTACAGCAAAACTGAGTTTGGCACCTTCCATTCCACCTTCTATAAAATACTTAATTCTTATTACGGAAGGCATCTTCCTGTATTGGACCAGAAAAAAGGCTTTTCTGCTGTAAAAAATATATTAAAAGCATTGAACGAGCCCGTTGACGATGAAATAGTTCAAAACACCATAAACGATATATCAATAGTACGTACATCAATCCTAACTACTGATTTCAAGCCTCAGAGCATATCATTGTCAAAATTAAAAAGGGTATTGAAGGAATATGAGAGCTTTAAGCATTCCGTTAATTGCATAGACTTTGATGATATGATGATTATGTGCAAGAAGGTATTTGAAACCGATGATAAAGCCTTAAATTTCTACAGGCAAAAATTTAAATATATTCTCATTGATGAATTTCAGGATACAAACCAAATTCAGTATGAAATCGTGAAAATGTTGTCCCATCCTTTAAATAATTTGTGTGTTGTGGGAGATGATGACCAGTCCATTTACAGCTTCAGGGGGGGTATGCCTGACTGCCTTATAAATTTTAAGAAGACTTTCTCCTCCTGTAAAACCGTAATCCTTGATATAAATTACAGATCAACACAGGAAATTGTGGATTTTGCAGCCAAGGTTATAATTAATAACAGCAGCAGGATGAGTAAAAATTTAAAATCCTTAAGGGAAGAGGGAGGCAGCCCTAAAATTTCCTTCCCCCAGAATGAGGATTTGGAAGGCGCATTTGTTGCCGATACTATTGAGGATCTCAAAAATAAAGGATATTCCTACAAGGATTTTGCCGTGCTCTACAGGACTAATATTCAAAGCCGCCATATCATAGACGCACTCATTAAAAGGGGTATACACTTTAACATAAAAGACGGCCTTAACAATTTTTATGAGCATTGGATATGTCGTGACATAACCTGTTACCTAAAGCTTTGCATAAACGGCAGCGATGCTTTTAGCCTCGCACAGATAATAAACCGCCCGGTAAGGTATATAACAAGGGAAATCACGGACAGGGTATCTTATCTTTGTGCCAAAGAAGGCTATAATGTTTTTAAAGCCTTTGAGGCTTGCGGCATCAAAGAATTTCAGAATACAAAAATTAAGGAGCTTTCTAAGAATATAGAATCCCTTAAATTAATGAGGCCTCCTGCAGCCGTTAATTATATACGGAAAATAATAGGTTATGATAACTATATAAGAAATTATTGTATGGAATCAAATATAGATTTTGAACAGCTTTTTGATATTCTCGATGAATACGAATCCTCTTCAGCCGGTTTTCTCAACGCGTATGAGTTTTTATCTCATATACATGAAATGTCCCTTAAATTAAAGGAAAGTACTCAAAATAAAGCTTTTATAAAGGATAGTATTACCTTATCAACGGTACATAGCGCCAAAGGGCTGGAATTTTCAAATGTATTTTTGATAGGTGCAGTTGAAGGATTCTTTCCTCACAAGAAATGCATCAAAACCGGGGAACATATTGACGAAGAAAGACGATTGTTCTATGTTGCAGTGACAAGAGCTAAAAATAATTTGTTCATCTGTGCTCCTCAGAGCCGAAACGGTGCAAAGCAAGCTGCATCCAGGTTTTTGATGGAGGCCTCCTCCAATCAAAAAGAGCCTCTTAGACATAAATCCTTTTCATTAAATTCCGGTGATTTAATAAGCCATAAAATCTTTGGAACGGGAAAGATAATGAGCGTCAAAAAAGACCTTATTTCAGTGCTCTTTTATAATAGGAAGGGATTGAAGGATTTGGACATAGAAACCTGTGTTGACAATAAACTTATTGAAAAATCTTAG
- a CDS encoding Fur family transcriptional regulator, protein MNNLAAAFKPKSLKLTPQRIAVYEMLKNTKAHPSAETIYNTIKEQYPTMSLATVYKTLKTLEEIGLVMELNVGEGNFRYDSNTQPHSHIVCNKCGKVDDIEDADLSHINEAVKKHTEYTVLSSKVYFYGICPECKTSDESSN, encoded by the coding sequence ATGAATAATTTAGCAGCTGCTTTCAAGCCTAAAAGTTTAAAACTTACTCCTCAAAGAATAGCTGTATATGAAATGTTAAAAAATACAAAAGCCCATCCATCTGCTGAAACAATATACAATACCATAAAGGAACAATATCCAACCATGAGTTTGGCAACAGTTTATAAAACACTGAAAACTCTCGAGGAAATCGGACTTGTAATGGAGCTTAACGTAGGTGAGGGAAATTTCAGATATGATTCCAATACTCAACCCCATTCCCATATTGTTTGCAATAAATGCGGAAAAGTCGATGATATTGAAGATGCTGATTTGTCCCATATTAATGAAGCTGTAAAGAAACACACAGAATACACAGTATTGTCAAGTAAAGTTTACTTTTATGGAATTTGTCCCGAATGCAAAACCTCAGATGAAAGCAGTAATTAA
- a CDS encoding diacylglycerol/lipid kinase family protein: MKVLFIINPAAGKGRALKEAPVIKAVMEKWEKIEYDIAYTERIGHAVDIAKAGCKNGYKIIFAVGGDGTVNEVVNGTANTNTALAILPYGSGNDFFRSLGIKGDTEKIINDTLNGQIKNMDIGIVNGRYFINISSVGFDAEVVLATNKAKKFLSGSIAYIAALITTIFKRKSENIKMLIDEGEVEKKVLLAAVANGRFYGGGMEAAPYAVLDDGLFDICFIENMPKFKMLVLFPQFMKGKHEKFKEVKFYRSKKVYIECDRPLPLNIDGEVYKEKSIRFEIINKGFLLAAPLQEAMSSVMD; this comes from the coding sequence ATGAAGGTTCTTTTTATAATAAATCCCGCTGCCGGAAAAGGCAGGGCGTTAAAGGAAGCTCCTGTTATTAAAGCAGTGATGGAAAAGTGGGAAAAAATAGAATATGATATAGCATATACCGAAAGAATAGGACATGCTGTTGATATTGCAAAAGCCGGTTGTAAAAATGGATATAAAATAATTTTCGCCGTAGGAGGGGACGGGACGGTAAATGAGGTGGTAAACGGTACTGCAAATACAAATACTGCCCTTGCCATACTGCCCTACGGTTCCGGAAATGACTTTTTTCGCAGCCTTGGAATAAAGGGAGATACGGAAAAAATAATAAACGACACCTTAAATGGACAAATAAAAAATATGGATATAGGTATTGTGAATGGCAGGTATTTTATCAATATTTCAAGCGTAGGATTTGATGCAGAGGTGGTATTGGCCACAAACAAAGCAAAAAAATTCCTTTCAGGAAGCATAGCTTATATTGCAGCACTCATAACAACTATATTTAAAAGAAAATCCGAAAATATAAAGATGCTTATTGACGAAGGGGAAGTTGAAAAAAAGGTTCTACTGGCTGCCGTAGCAAACGGAAGGTTTTATGGCGGAGGGATGGAGGCAGCGCCATATGCAGTCTTAGATGATGGACTATTTGATATTTGTTTTATAGAAAATATGCCTAAATTTAAAATGCTGGTATTATTTCCTCAGTTTATGAAAGGAAAACATGAAAAATTTAAGGAAGTTAAATTTTACAGGTCAAAAAAGGTATATATAGAATGTGACAGACCGCTGCCGTTAAATATCGACGGAGAAGTATACAAAGAGAAAAGCATCCGCTTTGAGATAATAAATAAAGGTTTTCTTTTGGCTGCGCCGTTACAGGAAGCCATGTCTTCTGTTATGGATTAA